From Bradyrhizobium sp. AZCC 1610:
GTACTTGGCCACCAACACGGTCTCCGCCAATGCGCTTTATGTCATCGCCGGCGGTGGCAATGATGCCCGAGCGGCGCTTGGCGCGATCGCAGCGTGCCCGGCGTGCCCGGGACCGACTGTGTTGGCAACCGTGGCGGCAACCGCGGCTGCATACGCAGCCAATGTCGGCGCCATTGTGGACGCGCTTCAAGCCGCCGGCGCCAAGAACATTGTGGTCTGGAACACGCCAAATCTCGGGTTGGCGCCGGCTGTTGCGGCGGCAGGCGCTCCCGGATTGGGAGGTTTCCTCGCCACCAGTATGAACGCAGCGCTCGCCGCCGAGCTGGCGGGCGAGACGGGCGTGACGACTTTTGACATCTTCGGCCTGGGCACGTCGATCGCACTCAATCCAGGAGCATTTGGTTTTACCAACGTGACCGATGCCTGCGGGGCAGTTGTAGGCGCGAACTGTAACACCTACGCATATTGGGATGGCATTCATCCGACAGCGGCGGCTCACGCGGTGATCGCCGATGCCTTCCTCGTGGTCGCCGGAGTTCCCGAGTCCTCCACCTGGGTCATGATGGTCCTCGGCTTTGCTTGCGTTGGGTTCATGGCCTACCGCCGGAGCAACCAACCAACCGCGCTTGGCGCTGCCTGATCGATCGCCAGCCCGATCGAAGTGCAGAGAGACCGCCTTCGGGCGGTCTTTTTGTTTGGCGTCACTTTTGGATGCCAAGTCTTTTTTGGATGCCAAGTCTTTGGATGCCAGGTCGGAGCACTGAATCCATCGCATCAGCATTCGTCGGTGGCGCCTGCTGATCGGGCGCAGGGCAGGACTGCGCGTGACCGGCGGCAAGCGGGTCGCGCAGAGGTAAGGCTTAAGTCAGATCCCCAGCAGCCAGATCGCGACGATGGTGCCTAGCGTTGCGAGGCCGCTGATGGTCCATCCGGTTGCGTAGGAGATTTCGTCGTCGCCGGTGCCGCGCATTGCGTCGGGGTCGGTGCTTGCTGACCGCCACTGCATGGCATTGCTCCACGAAGCCTGCCCGCAGGATAACGTTGGTCCGGGTTCCCGGTTCCGTTCTATTTTGGCGGCCAGTCAGCAGAGGCTGCCCGGCCGGTCGTCACACGAAGGAAAGCCGGCGTGCGTCGGAAGGTGCAATTTCGTTTTCGTCGCCGACGATGATGGTGACTTTCCACCCCTCGCTGGCCCAGACCCGCGCTTTGGCAACCGCCACCAGCATGCTGCTTCGGTCCATCCTGACGGTCTCGTCCCTGCGTTCCGCCACGATCCTGTACGCCATGCCACACCCCCTACGCACGTAGAACTACTGGGGAACCATGTTCGGCTACCGCTTTGGCCGCAATTGGCCGACAATTTGTCCAATCGGGGGCATGGTTAACGGCGGGTTAACGCCGCAAAGGCGGCTTGGAGAGCCCTTTTGGCCCCTATTTGGCGGCTTTTCGCACCAGAAGTGCCGGTTTGGTGACGCCGTCGAGGCCAGTCAGGATCAAAGCGGTCAACAGTGCGTTCTGCGGGCCGTACCAGGCGTTAACCGGCTTGTACCATTCGTTGCGCGAGTGCCAGTTGCCGCCCTCCCCGCCGCCGCCGATGGTGACGGCGGGGATGCCGAGCGACATCGCGATGTTGGAATCGGTCGAGGAGCCGGCAAAGGTCGGCCGCGGCCCGCGGGTGACGGCCGAGACCGCGCGCTGGGTCGCCTGCACGATCGGCGAATCCATCGCGACGATGCCCGCCGGCCGGTCGCCGATCAGCTTGGTCTCCACCGTCATCTTGTCCGATTTCCAGCGCGCGTTTTCATCCGCCACCGCCTCCTTGACGAGGTCGAGCAGCCGCGCCTCGAGCTTGAGCAACTCGTCCGTCGAGTTCGAGCGCATGTCGACGGCCATCCGCGCTTCGGCGGCGATGGCGTTGACCGAGGTGCCGCCATTCACGGTGCCGACGGTGAAGGTGGTCTTGGGATCGGATGGCGGCTGCAGCTCCGAGATTTTCGCGATCGCCCTTCCCATCGCGTGCGTCGCGCTCGGCAATCCGAACTCCTGGAACGAGTGCCCGCCGGGACCCTTGAAGATGAACTCGTAGCGATGGCTGCCGGTCGCCTGGTTGACGACACGGGTGATGCCGAGCCCGTCGATCGAGATGAAGCCGTCGATATCGGCGTGATCGCGGAACAGCGCCTTCACGCCGCGGAGATTGCCGAGTTCCTCCTCGCCGACCGTGCCGACGAACATGATGTCGCCTATGGTCGCGATCTGGTTTTCGTTCATGACCTTGATCAGCGACAGCATCGCCGCAAGCCCGCGCGAATCGTCGCCGATGCCCGGAGCTACGATGGCGCCGTCCTTCTCCTTTACGGTGACGTCGGTGCCTTCGGGAAACACCGTGTCGAGATGCGCCGACACCACGAGCCTGGGCCGGCCGCCGCCACTGCCCTTGCGCAGCGCGATCACATTGCCTTCGCTGTCGATCGACGCATCTTTGAAGCCGAGTTCCTGCATCCGCTTCAGATAATATTCGGCGCGGACCTTTTCCTTGAACGGCGGCGCCGGAATTTCGGTGATGCGCTTCTGTTCGGCAAAGGCCCGCTCGTCGTCGGCCTTGATGTCGTCGAGCGTCTTGACGATTTTGGGATGGGCGAGAATGGCCTCCAGGTCGGGCGCGGAAGCCGCCTGCGCTAGAGCCTTGTGCATCAATGCATGCTGCGCGACAGCGACAAAGGCGATGGCCAGGATCGATCGTGTGAGTGTCATGCGTAGATCTCCATTCGCAACGCTATCCTGCGCTCAAGCCCGCATCCTTCAGCCGCGCTGCGAACCAGACGGACAGGGCCTGG
This genomic window contains:
- a CDS encoding M20/M25/M40 family metallo-hydrolase; the encoded protein is MTLTRSILAIAFVAVAQHALMHKALAQAASAPDLEAILAHPKIVKTLDDIKADDERAFAEQKRITEIPAPPFKEKVRAEYYLKRMQELGFKDASIDSEGNVIALRKGSGGGRPRLVVSAHLDTVFPEGTDVTVKEKDGAIVAPGIGDDSRGLAAMLSLIKVMNENQIATIGDIMFVGTVGEEELGNLRGVKALFRDHADIDGFISIDGLGITRVVNQATGSHRYEFIFKGPGGHSFQEFGLPSATHAMGRAIAKISELQPPSDPKTTFTVGTVNGGTSVNAIAAEARMAVDMRSNSTDELLKLEARLLDLVKEAVADENARWKSDKMTVETKLIGDRPAGIVAMDSPIVQATQRAVSAVTRGPRPTFAGSSTDSNIAMSLGIPAVTIGGGGEGGNWHSRNEWYKPVNAWYGPQNALLTALILTGLDGVTKPALLVRKAAK
- a CDS encoding SGNH/GDSL hydrolase family protein — translated: MKYTFFTRLLPLVAVTVVSLAALPASASIYNSLVVFGDSLSDNGNNAAVIGTDAGQLISGNTYVPSHPYGSGVYSNGPVWASDAASKLGVTLTDYAYGGATTGPAGNGFPYSLLTQANQYLATNTVSANALYVIAGGGNDARAALGAIAACPACPGPTVLATVAATAAAYAANVGAIVDALQAAGAKNIVVWNTPNLGLAPAVAAAGAPGLGGFLATSMNAALAAELAGETGVTTFDIFGLGTSIALNPGAFGFTNVTDACGAVVGANCNTYAYWDGIHPTAAAHAVIADAFLVVAGVPESSTWVMMVLGFACVGFMAYRRSNQPTALGAA